The Sphingomonas sp. G-3-2-10 DNA window ACAGCCGCTGGATCACCTTCGCGGCGGGGACATAGGCTTTCGCGTCGTACCGCCAGCGGCTGTAGTGCCAGTCGCCGATGCAGGTGCAGGTCTGCCACGGCTCGGACCGGATATGGTCGAGGAAGCCGCGCTCGACATCGTCGACCAGCGCGGTGCGCTGATAGGGGGTGAGCGTCTTGGCGGTCGCGACCACCTCCACCTGCCCGTGCTTCGCGATCGACAGGTCGTAATAATGGGCCAGCGCCTCGAGGCCGACCGTGCCGAAAGGCAGGGCATAATTGTCGAAATAGATGATGTCGGGATGGTATTTTTCGGCGAGATCCTTCTGCCGGAGGAGCCATTTCGCGACGAAATGCGGGTTGTTCTCCGGCGCGAATTCCATCCAGCGGCGGCTGTGCGTCTCGTGGAAGTCGTTCATCGCGGCGACCGAAGCGATGCCGTCGGGCGGCACCATCGCGGGGCCGGTATAGAGTTGCTGCGGGTCCAGCCCCTCCCACCACTTGCCCTTGCCGTCCGCCCTGGTCAGCCGGAACGCGTCGTAGCGCTGGCCGGCGCGGGGACCCTCGGCATCATAGCCATAAGCGGGCTGCCACCAGTGCCACGCATGGCTGCTGTGGTTCGACACGCCGAAGCGCAGCCCCTGCGCTCGCGCGATCTTCTCCCATGTGCCGACGATGTCGCGCTTCGGGCCGACGCGCATCGTGTTCCACTCATGGTGGCGGCTGTCATAGGCGTCGAGATTGTCGTGGTGGTTGGCCAGCGCCATGAAATACCTGGCGCCCGCCTTCTTGTAGAGTTTGACGAGATATTCGGGATCCCAGTGCTCGGCCTTCCACTTGTTCTCGATTTCGAGGAAGCCGGTGTCGGCGGGGTGGCCGTAGGTTTTCAGGTGATGTTCGTAGCACGGATCGCCCTGGATATACATTTTGCGGCCGTACCAGTCGCCGAATTCGGGCACGCATTGCGCGCTCCAATGCGCCCAGATGCCGAACTTGGCGTCACGGAACCAGTCGGGCATCCGATAGGCCGCGGCGAGCGCGGACCAGTTGGCCGGCGTCGCCGCGCGGGCGGCAGGGGCCGCGAGCGCGCCCGCGACTGCGCCGCCGATGCTGCCGAGCGCTCCACGACGCGTGACCAAATCGCCTCTCCCGCTGACGCACCGCATTATCATTGGTGCAAATGAGTTTTATGGAAGGAAATGCTAACCGCGCACGTCGCCGGGCGCAAGGGGGCGCTTGCCCTGTTGGATCGTACCCGGCATCCCGATGCCATGACGATCGAACGGATCACGGCGGCGCAGGCGCGGCGGATCGCGCTGGGCGCACAGGGTTTTGGCGCGAAGCGGCCCGATGCGGCGAACGCGGCGCATCTGCGCAAGCTGCTCGACCGGGTGGCGATCCACCAGATGGACAGCGTCAACGTGCTGGTCCGTGCGCATTATCTGCCGATCTTCTCGCGGCTGGGCGGCTATGACCCGAAGCTGCTCGACCGCGGCGCCTGGGGGCCGAAGCGCGAGCGGCGCATGTTCGAATATTGGGCGCACGAAGCCTCGTTGCTGCCGATGGACCTCCACCCGCTGCTGCGCTGGAAGATGGCGCGGGCGGATCGCGGCGAAATGGGCTGGTCGAGCATGAAGGCCTTCGCCACCGAACGCCGCGCCGAAGCCGAAGTGGTGCTGAAGCGCATCCGCGACCAGGGGCCGATGGCAGTCTCGGACTTCGAGGAAGGCCGCAGCCGCGCGGGCTGGTGGGAATGGGGCGACGCCAAGCGCATCCTCGAATGGCTCTTCTATGCCGGGCACATCACCACCGCGACCCGGCGCGGCGGGTTCGAGCGGGTGTATGACCTGACCGAGCGCGTGCTCCCGCGCCGGATCCTAGATCTGCCGACCCCGTCCGAGCAGGAAGCGCACAAGGGGCTGATCGAACGATCCGCCCGCGCGCTTGGCGTCGCCACGCGCGGTGAGCTGCGCGACTATTTCCGGATCAGGCCCGCGGACAGCGATCCGGCCGTCGCGGCGCTGGTGGACGAAGGCGTGCTGATCCCGGTCGACGTCGCCGGATGGGGCAAGCCGGCCTATCTCCATCGCGACGCGCGCCGCCCGCGCCGGATCGAGGGCCGCGCCTTGCTTGCGCCGTTCGATCCGCTGATCTGGGAACGCGCCCGCACCGAGCGCATGTTCGGCTTCCGCTACCGGCTGGAGATCTACACGCCTGCCGAGAAGCGCGTGCATGGCTATTATGTGCTGCCCTTCCTGCTCGGCGACCGGCTGGTGGCGCGGGTCGATCTCAAATCGGACCGGCAGAATGGGCGGTTATTGGTGCAGTCGCTGCACATGGAGCCCGATGCGCCGGGCGAAGCGAGAGCGGAACTGGAAGGGGAGCTTCACACAATGGCGGCGTGGCTCGGCCTCACGCGTTGAGGCTCAGACGGTGTGCCGCCACACGTCGATCATCACGACGAGCGGGAAGCAGGCGAGCAGGATCGAGATCAGATTCTTCATGAGATTTTCCCTGGGAACGGCGGTCGGGCGGCACCGATCGGATCGGCGCCGCCCTTCCGCGTGACTGGCGCGATGCGCGCTCAGAAACGGTAGCCGAGGCCGATCAGGGCCTGATGGCGGGTCACGTCGTCGCCATAATCGGAGTAGCGATACTCGGCCTTGGCATAGATGTGATCGTTGATGGCGTGCTCCACGCCGACGCCCGCGCGCCAGCCATCCTCGTCGGTCGAGACCTTGGTCGCGCCGGATTCGAGGGTGAAGCGGCTGTTGACATAGCCGCCCTTGGCATAAACCATCGTGCGCGGTGCGACGCGCGCGCCGAGACGGATCGAAGCGTCGAGATCGCGGCCCGCCGTCAGCTTGTCGCCGGCGACGATGACGTTGCCCGATGCGTTGAAGCCGAAGCCGGCTTCGGCACCGATCACCAGCACATTGCCGATCTCGAGGTCATAGCCGATCGCGCCGCCGATGCGGACACCTTCCAGCGAGTTCGGCGTGACCGGCACGTCGGCGTTGACGCTGTCGTAACCGACAGTGGCTTCGACGCGTGGGCCGGTGAAGTCCTGGGCAAAGGCCGGCTGGGCCATCGCGGCGACGGCCGAAGCGGTGGTGAGGATGAGGATCAGATTACGCATGATGTTACTCCCTGCACTTTCCCCCGGTCGATGCCGGGGCGGTTGTGGCGGCCGCGATCGGCCGTCTGGCGACCTGCTACCCGGATCGAAGCGTGAAGGAATCCGTCCCGCGACCGGTGCGACGAAGCTGCGGCGGAAGCGCATGGCGGGCGGACGAAGCGACCGAAGTGACGGAAAACAGGCCGCTAAATGCAAAACGGCCATCCGGACGGGGGTGTCCGGATGGCCGATACTGGCGTCGCGCCCGGGGGGCGGGGCGGATGCGGGGCGCTGCTTCAGCCGGGGGAGGTGAAGCGGCGTGCGTTCCTGCTAGATCAGGCAGATTCCGCTGTCAGCGTTCGTGCGACGGCGGTGCGACGAATGTGTTGAGGCTGTGCAACGCTCTCCCTGGCGGGGGAGGATAAGCCAGCCTTACACCTTCAGCCGGTGGCGAACCTCGCCCCAATGGCGCGGGCCCACACGGACGACGGTGCCCGATTTCAGCTCCAGCACCATGTGCCGCCCGATCGCGCTGATCCGCTGGACCGATCCAGGGCGGACGAAGGCGGAGCGATGGACGCGGATCATCTTGTCCGGGTCCAGCCCCGCTTCGAGCGCGGCCATCGTGATGCGAATCATGTGGCTGCGATCAGGGGTGTGGAGCAGCGCATAGTCCTTGGCCGCTTCGATCCACTCGATCGTCTCCACCGGCACGCGGATCTGACCCCGCGTGGTGGGGATCCAGAATTCGTCGTGATAGTCGGCGCGGGCGATCGGCGCGACATCCTCGTCCTCGTCGTCCGGCTCGGGGTCGCTGCGAACGATCGCAGGCGGCGCCAGCGCGGCGAGGCGGCGCAGGACCGAGCGGATGCGCGCGAGCAGCTCGCGCGGCTCGAACGGCTTCATGATGTAATCGTCGGCGCCCAGCTCAAGCCCGACGATCCGGTCGATCACGTCGCGGCGCGCAGTGAGCATGACGACCCCGATGTTGCCGCGTTCGGCGCGCAGGCGCCGGGCGATGCTGAAGCCGTCCTCGTCGGGCATGGTCACGTCGAGCACGACCAGAGCCGGTTCGCGCCGGGCGAGCAGCAGGTCTAGCGCAGCACCGCCGCTCGCCTCGTCCACGTCGATGCCCTGTTCGCGCAGATAGGCGGCGACCGGTTCGCGCAGGTCCTCCTCGTCATCGACGACGATCACATAGGGTGCAGGGACTGGGGCCGAGGCCAGCGGGGCAGCGGAAACAGCGGCGAGAGTCATGCGAGATCCATCTGCTGGAGAAAGTGATGCACGGCTTCGGGCATGAAGGGCTTTTCGAGGACGGGGCGGCGCGCGGCTTCGAGGAAGCGCGCGGCGCTGCTGCCCAACGTGTCGCCGGTGGCGAAGGCCATGCGGTCGATCAGGTCGGGCCGCTCGGCCGAAAGCCAGGCGTGGAGTTGCGGACCGTCGATATCGGGCATCCGCAGATCGCTGACGATCAGATCGTAATCGCCCGAGACCAGCTTCTTCTGTGCCGCAACACCGCCGATCGCGATGTCGCAGGCAAAGCCTTCGATCATGAGGAAATCGGCAAGCGATTCCGCGATCTCTTCCTCATCGTCGACCACCAGCGCGCGCCGTAGCGGCAGTTCCGCATTGGCGGCGGCTTCGGCGGGCGCGGCGGGAAGGGCCTCGTTCGGGTCGATCGGCAAGGTCAGGCGGAAACAGGCGCCGCGCGGAGCCGCGATCAGTTCCAGCCGCCCGCCATGCGCTTCGGCCAGGCCCTGCGAGAAGGATAGCCCGACGCCGGTGCCCTGGCCCTGCGGCTTGGTGGTGTAGAAGGGTTCGAAGATGCGGCGGCGGGCGTCTTCGGGAATGCCGGGGCCATTGTCGGCGACTTCGAGGATCACTGTCCCGGGCACCGGGCCGAGCGCGGTGCGCAGCGTCAGTGCGCGATCGGGATCGCCTTCGTCCGCCAGCGCCTGCTGCGCGTTGACCAGCAGGTTGATGATGATCTGGTGGAGCTGATCCGAATCGGCCGAGATGTTGGGCAGCGACGGAGCGAGGTGGCGGGTCGCGGCGATGCCGTCGGTGCGGAAGCCATATTCGGCGAGGTCGTATGCGGCCATCGCCACCACGTTCAGGTCCACCGGCTCGCGTTCGGGCCGCTTCTGCCGCGCCATTGCGAGGAACGTCTGAACGATGCGGGCGCAGCGATCGGCGGCCTTGCGGATCTTTTGCGCGCGTTCGGCCA harbors:
- a CDS encoding alpha-L-fucosidase is translated as MVTRRGALGSIGGAVAGALAAPAARAATPANWSALAAAYRMPDWFRDAKFGIWAHWSAQCVPEFGDWYGRKMYIQGDPCYEHHLKTYGHPADTGFLEIENKWKAEHWDPEYLVKLYKKAGARYFMALANHHDNLDAYDSRHHEWNTMRVGPKRDIVGTWEKIARAQGLRFGVSNHSSHAWHWWQPAYGYDAEGPRAGQRYDAFRLTRADGKGKWWEGLDPQQLYTGPAMVPPDGIASVAAMNDFHETHSRRWMEFAPENNPHFVAKWLLRQKDLAEKYHPDIIYFDNYALPFGTVGLEALAHYYDLSIAKHGQVEVVATAKTLTPYQRTALVDDVERGFLDHIRSEPWQTCTCIGDWHYSRWRYDAKAYVPAAKVIQRLCDVVSKNGNLLLSIPMRGDGTIDGEEEKILAGITRWMARNGDAAIYGSRPWRVFGEGPSQLGSGMHNEGKVEFKPGDVRYTTKNGALFVAFLVWPDEPVSLAALGKDAMPDAEISRVTLVGGGRLKTERFGTGLTITLPRARKDEMIPVVRIDGGGLI
- a CDS encoding crosslink repair DNA glycosylase YcaQ family protein → MTIERITAAQARRIALGAQGFGAKRPDAANAAHLRKLLDRVAIHQMDSVNVLVRAHYLPIFSRLGGYDPKLLDRGAWGPKRERRMFEYWAHEASLLPMDLHPLLRWKMARADRGEMGWSSMKAFATERRAEAEVVLKRIRDQGPMAVSDFEEGRSRAGWWEWGDAKRILEWLFYAGHITTATRRGGFERVYDLTERVLPRRILDLPTPSEQEAHKGLIERSARALGVATRGELRDYFRIRPADSDPAVAALVDEGVLIPVDVAGWGKPAYLHRDARRPRRIEGRALLAPFDPLIWERARTERMFGFRYRLEIYTPAEKRVHGYYVLPFLLGDRLVARVDLKSDRQNGRLLVQSLHMEPDAPGEARAELEGELHTMAAWLGLTR
- a CDS encoding porin family protein, which translates into the protein MRNLILILTTASAVAAMAQPAFAQDFTGPRVEATVGYDSVNADVPVTPNSLEGVRIGGAIGYDLEIGNVLVIGAEAGFGFNASGNVIVAGDKLTAGRDLDASIRLGARVAPRTMVYAKGGYVNSRFTLESGATKVSTDEDGWRAGVGVEHAINDHIYAKAEYRYSDYGDDVTRHQALIGLGYRF
- a CDS encoding response regulator, with product MTLAAVSAAPLASAPVPAPYVIVVDDEEDLREPVAAYLREQGIDVDEASGGAALDLLLARREPALVVLDVTMPDEDGFSIARRLRAERGNIGVVMLTARRDVIDRIVGLELGADDYIMKPFEPRELLARIRSVLRRLAALAPPAIVRSDPEPDDEDEDVAPIARADYHDEFWIPTTRGQIRVPVETIEWIEAAKDYALLHTPDRSHMIRITMAALEAGLDPDKMIRVHRSAFVRPGSVQRISAIGRHMVLELKSGTVVRVGPRHWGEVRHRLKV